Genomic segment of Gigantopelta aegis isolate Gae_Host chromosome 10, Gae_host_genome, whole genome shotgun sequence:
TGGCTTTTAATGCATCAGTCAGATTCTTCACTCCTTCGTCCATACAAGACACCATACCTGTGAACAAACTATCAAACCACTTTAGCAAATGATACACTAACATACAAGGACATTAATTCAGTGGCTTAGAAAGTGGGGAGAAGGGACATGCATTAACATGCCACTATTCTGTGGAAAGGCAAAAACCTGTTTGTTCTTCCAACTTTCAAACCTTTAATTTTCAGTGGTGGATCcacaaaatccatttgggggggggggggggggggggcaatgacatgaggtggaatgccaagggaactttgggggaggtttggagggggatcataaaaaaaattaaaattaatatataataaaattataactatcgcaaaatttagggacacccccaccctccccaccccccagaTCCGTCTCTGATTTTCATATCTGCTACAATTCAATGTGATTAAAGTGTTGATTTTTTCCacttaattttcaaaatgttctggAAAAGACCCCACACATCCCCACGTTAATGCCTTGTCAAGACATTCATAATGTCAGGTTGTTTTACCTCAAGGTCCTCTGGAAATATATCAGTgtgactacacacacacacacacacacacatatatatacacacacatttttagcAACTTCCTATACCATTGGATTTTAATGGACCAGGGTTTGACAGATCCACTAGCCCTAGTGAATTGTTGATCTGGACTAGTAGAATTATCGACTGTATTACCAGCCTTAAAgactaaaacaaattcaaagacttttacctgccattttcaaagactttcaaagacttttacacagcagttaaagacaatagaatgcaataaaaataccaaatcagttcGTTTACATTATTGTCCATGGCAAAATATTGAGCTTTTTAACATGAATCATGACAgattaaaccttgtaactggaaaatatcaaatgcatGCAGTTATGACttgtgagaatttaaagacttttattacagttcaaagactttcaaagaatttaaggggcaggacgtagcccagtggtaaagtgctctcctgatgtgcggtcggtctgggatcgatccccgtcagtgggtccattgggctatttctcgctccagccagtgcatcacgactggtatatcaaaggcagtgtgtgttatcctatctatgggatggtgcatataaaagatcccttgctgctaatcgaaaagagtagcccatgaagtggcgacagtgggtttcctctctcaatatttttgtgatccttaaccatatgtctgatgccatataaccgtaaataaaatgttttgagtgtgtcgttaaataaaacatttctttctttttcaaggaatttaaagaccgctACGAACCCTGATTACTATAACACacagggcactagccaaagcttctgtgagggctgataactttctcaaacatttgtcaaacattgTAACTGAAAATGTCGGTAAAAGAGCATTAGACCACAAGTAAGAACATGTGAGCTGATTACTTCTGATTCTGCGTCAGCGACGCCATTTCTGTATGCTACATTTCCTCTTACCTGCATACACTCTTCTGTTACGGTTTTTGATGAAAGAATACTGATCTAAATACTTCTTTGGAACCTGTAGTGGCATGTGTACAGACTGGTAGGCTAGATAGAGGAAAAATggctgaaaaagaaaaaacaattagattaatatttattatttttaacattccaAAATAATACTattgatacatacatgtatatatatttgaggcTGGGCAGGGGGAGCTGTTAAAACATCAGTGCCTCCAGCAGCCAAATAATCAGAATGCCTGAacttacatagagaataactagttaatgatgccagatatctgctttatcctgtgaaggtaacaatgggaaattctgcgaggctctgccaagcgggatttctcattcggcctgaacaggataaagcagatatccaaactaattattatctttatcctgcagaccataaaaattaaggggaaaagctaatatttctgttattttagccacattgtacgatgaccaaGAGGTCATGAGCGATTTTGAGATGTAGCTATGAGTGTGATGTCACATGACTGACGTCAATAGTaatatcctgctactatacggatatgactttgctttatcctgtcaatagaaatggtggttgcaggataaataggGAATGAAtagttactgtcttaagatatcggctttatcctgcgaaggttaaaATATGGCGAATGCAGTGAGGCTctccagttatttcttttatcctgcagtGTCACAGTAATTTTCGgaaaatgattatttaatccatgtttgtgtacgcaaatcgaaTATACAGTGATGGCgtgataaaaattatttagggccgaatttacaaagcctctTTTGTGTCTTACAtgcatgtgtaactacatatatttacaatggttagacacctgtttgtgtcttacatgcatgtaactacatatatttacaatggtTAGACACCTGCAGttaagaaaaacagactttgtaaattcggctcttaaagtccagacttttgTATAAAGTCGGAACAGGTACATGAATATGCATGCCATATAGTCTCCAGACATTGTGGAACTGCAAGTGTGAGTTTAAGAGTCTTCTAGGGTTAGATCCTGGACCGTACACCTAATCTTTTCACTACTTTCATAATGTAAATCAGGACTGAAAGAGAAAATCTTTATTTACTGAAATTTCCCctcctatcccccccccccccccccaccagtgAATCATCAGTATGTCAATTACTATtaataaagttagtttgttttgtttaatgacaccactagagcacattgattcattaatcatcggctgttggatgtccaacataaaaattttgtaattttttaatgcattttgccattaattagtagcaaggtcttttttatatgcaccatcccagacagaatggcacatacatgtaccacagcctttgatataccagttgtggtgcactggctggaatgagaaatagcccaatgggcccaccgacggggatcgatccctaatCGACCGCACTTCaagcaagtgttttaccaccgggatacgtcccacccccatttattattaataagcctgaaataattgtatgtaaaaaaatgtttttaattaggGCAGAGTAATATgatgttttttatttacataaaatggGCAACTTTAAATTAAGCAGTCATTCtaaattatcaatattattcacaagcacacaaaccaaaacttacatacagtcaaacctgtatataacgccACCCAAGGACCTGACAAAAGTGGTTGTTATAGAcaggtgacccttatatacaggttcaatattagaacccatatattaaagcATATCACAActgttataaaaaacaaaaacagatgtcacatttttaaaccattcccacactagcttgtttatgtcatcattgcctgttgctttcttctgcctttttctttTGGCTGAAACACTATTGTCAAAATCGGCCAGAACAtcagctttcctttttaaaatagaattaatctgagaacgtcctacaccaaaatgatcATCGATCTTTCACGCACTTAAATTgcctttctcagatttgttaatAACGTTGATTCTCTCTTCTAACGTTAAAGCAGTAAGGTTTTTCGGTGGCAATTTGCATGCAAACGTATTCGTTAATACATTTCGCAAACACTGACATTGACTtgcagaaaatattttgtttaattgaagGTTATTACTCATATGGCATGtttaattcatttgtttgtttcatgtcactGCTAATTCTCAGTGGAGTTTGACCgttgattacagctgaataagatcatgagtcattaaataatccTAACATGGGGCATCTTTAATGACCGCTGCCTTCAGcagttcatgtttatttaccaatcatgtCTGGCTAGAAACAATCAGAAACCTAACATAACacctcatttgttttgtttctcgacactcaatagagtgaccatacatacagattacattatgtacTGCCAATAGGAAGTCGTCTACTGTTAAGTGAGGACACTAAGAACCAATCGAATTACACCACCAGTAACTGCGTGTCACGGAAGTTATTGAGtgcctttgtttttcaattacgatTGGCGAATGacaatggaactttactttcacggaaaataaacccaaagctacagacatggccaaataaacacatttaattgataatttttaagataattgaaaaaataaagaCGTAACCAGGgacaaaaaataaaccaaaaaacgtCTTCATGACAATCATCTTGTGACtgttatagcaggttcaacctgtgattttgggtgaaaaatagtgaccgctggccgttatggacaggtgaccattatgtacaggtcaaataaggaaggaaatgtatttgGGGGGGATTTATAGTGGCCGTTATAAGCAGGTGACCATTATGTACAGGTGACCATTATaccaggtttgactgtacagaTGGGCAGGACTAATGAACACTGAAAATGTCAGTCAAAATATCCCAAGTTGTAAAATCtacattttaatgtatgttTGAATGAGGGAGAGGGTAGTAAACAGGGCTTCAACTTAATATCAGCAAAGACAGCAATTGCCATAACGCAGtttcttaaataaaaattatttagcaGTTGAaggaataattatttttttaacaaaagttACCACTTTAAAATTGAAGTAGGCACACTTTGCATACTTGTAAACATTTTTACAGTTGTTAAATGGCCCTAAAATGGGCACTTGTTCATAGTTTTCTCCACACCATCCCCTCCCATTAAATATATTGCTCTGGTTCACAGTTACCTTGGTTTGGTCATGATTTTTCACAATATCAATGGCTCTCTGTGTAAATATCTGTGCTGAATAGACACCAGACTCATTAAATACAGGTTTTTCATTCTCATGCAGATCCAAGCCACACCAGGCATTATGTCCATGGTTATCTGTCCCATAAATATATGGATCCTCAAACAGCTCTGACATGTCATGGTGTTGCCTATCACATCGCCTGTGAGTGTAGTAATCTTCACTGCCTGTCAGGTAACCTGTAACAGAGATATAAAACTTAATCCATGCTAAAAATATCATTCCATGGTCTCCAAGGCATATCTTCGCCATGCATGGACAAAACTCAAAgcaagctgaagatcactcttgCCATTTAGTTTTGAGGCAACATGGCCAGTAAGGAGGGTAACCACAGCACTCGCCATCTGTGCTATGGTAAAATGTCAACACTGGAGTACTAATGAATTGCAGCAGAAGGATCATGTATACGCACTATcccaaacaggacagtacataccacagcatttaatAATCTTTAACATACCCATATCAAAAAATGTacttctatttttaatatatacataggGGTAAACATGTGATAGATCTAACAGGCTtaaataacaagcattctgagaatacttCTAAAGCAATACTGGACCTAGAAAATGTCCATGGGGATGTCATATATGAATACATTTCTTAGGGAgtgatagaaggaaggaaggaaatgtttttatttaacaacgcactcaacacattttatttacggttatatggtgtcagacatatggttaaggaccacatagatattgagagaggaagcccgctgtcgccacttcatgggctactcttttcgattagcagcaagggatcttttatatgcaccatcccacagacagggtagtacataccatggcctttgatatgccagtcgtggtgcactgaacgagaaatagctcaatgagtaccatcgacagggatcgatcccagacagcgcatcgagctttaccactgggctacgtcccgccccaaggGAGTGATAGTGTATTTGCACTAGTAAGCCGCTCAGAAATTTTATTATGCTAGCTGATTGCATCACTGTGAAGTTATAGTGTACAACCAGTCATACTGTCATTTTATGCTTagatccaattacggttcaaacacgctgtcctgagcacacacctcggctatctgctatctgggttgtctgtccaggacagtgggttaattgttagtagttagtgagagagaagagggtgtagtggtcttacacctatccactgattTGTTAAAACTTATTCTGGGTGGGaactggtaccaggctgcgaaccctgtacttactagctttatgtccaatggcttaaccacaacaccaccaaggctgtACTGTCAAAAAGTGGCTAAACCCCATGAAAAAGAAACTTGATCTGTACTGCCATGTGATAAAAgctatatatacatgaacaCACAATTTCAGGTCAATATATTGAAGCATTGCAAAGAAAAGTCCTGAAAACTGTGATGTTGTAATGGTTACCAGTAATATCACTTAACTTCAAGGACTATAACCCTGTTAAGAAGTCCCCATTTAATCTGTAACTCTATATTATAACAAAAGGTACAATGTATAagcaaaatttcagctcaatatcttgatgcATTGAAAACGGTGATGGttgaagggccataactcttgtcAAAATCTCTATGAAACTCAAACTTGATGTAACTCTACatcatgataaagctatatccaaaatgtcagctcaatatcttgaggtattgtCAAAATAAGGTCTGGAAAACCATATACgggacagatggacatacaGAGACAAAAAACTATGGTGCTACAGGATTTCTGCCaaagggtaaaacgggtatggtgccatccCCAAATTTTatggcagatttttttttaaagttaaccttttaacaaaattaattactctgaTCATTActttatgattttcttaaccataaccctaattttaacccattttctttctgggggaggtcctCCATATCCACTGTTGACTGTGTATGGTTACATTCAATTCCACTGCGCCCTTACCCAAAagtttctttctggcagaaacactggacAGTATGGGACTAATAATGACAGTGCCTCTCCTTCTATAAATACAGCTATTAAAATGCTAGTTGCACTTCAAGCAAATAATACCATAATAGGAGTCAAAGCCACGTCTTGTAGGAAGATATTCTTCTTTGTAGAAACCGAGGTGCCACTTCCCAACCGCGTGAGTGGAATATCCGGTCTCGCTGAGCTTGTCAGCTAGTGTTGGACTGTCTCGTGGCAAGGCGTTGGGTTGAGAAGCCCAAATAATGGAATGTTGTAGACCTGTATGAatctagaaagaaagaaatgttttatttaatgaaccACTAAACACTTTAATTATATGCTTATATGGCATTggttatatatatggttaactGCCTCTCAGTGGGCTACTCATTTAGAGTATCAGTGCTCAAAAGATCTTCTATAGTTacatgcattatcccacagacaggacggtacataccactgcctttgatacaccagctaGAACAAGCAATAGCCCCGTAAgttcactgatggggatcgatcctagattgaccacAGTATCaggcaaacacttaaatcaCTGGGCTATACCCTGCACTGttacacactacagaaagaaacccgtcagcaaaTACATATTTAAGAAAGGGGAtgctgtcaggtttcttcctgtagtgtgtgtattagtgatatgtgtattttttttgttatcaaGGAGCTCTAAAATTATGGATGTAAcagtatttaatgtcaaatataggattgttgtaatttttgaagggaatgttttatttaacgacgcactcaacacattttatttacggttatatggcgtcggacatatagttcaggaccacacagatattgagtgaggaaatctgctgtcgccacttcatgggttactctttttgattagtagcaagggatcttttatatgcaccatcccaaagacaggataacacataccacagcctttgatataccagtggtggtgcactggccggaacattaaatagcccaatgggcccactgacggggatcgatcccttatcgaccacacatcaagcgagtgctgtaacGCTGCCGCCCCCAATAATCTTTGAATACAGTTTGGGCAGAGATTGATATAGATTAGTTTCTGGCAGTAAAAGACCGTTTAACTGTCCAAGTGCCTCTCTACACCCTACAAGCAACTGATAAGCCTTGGGCTATGTTTGTGCCTACAACAGTTAGTGTCAAATATGGAATTTGAATAGATTTGTAGTGTGCATGAatcttaatttaaaataacCAACAAGCATGAAAACACGTAGGCCCCAACTCGTTAAAATAAATCTCGGCATTATTTTAATGCACTAGAAAACACGCACGCAAACACTCACGCACACCCTCCCCTGCTACCGACCCCGGTTGAGCTgttggtgctctcttgcacctgccagtgctgGCGGTCccttcccccacccaccccaacctttTCCTGTTAAGGCGttcgctaaaacagcttgctcccAATGTCACTGAATGTGTGCTCccaatgtgcacgttaatccctataacaatgataacataacataacataacgcgcacacacacacactaaaatgatttataaaattatatttcaaatttgGCTACTTGATATCTGCCGGACATCAGCTGACTTCTTGACGGAGTACATATTGGCTGGACATAATAATTCTCAAGTTTGACGCCTTCCGCGGCAAGTTTGTCCAAATGTGGCGTCTTTATTTCACTTCCATGATAACCAATGTCGTGAAATCCATAATCGTCTGCTAAAACGAACACAATGTTCGGTCTTTTATCTGTATGTACcgaatgaattaatgtgctGACAATGGAAAGAAAATAGATTAAattcatatttatgaaaatggAAAATCAAAACCCTAACAAATACCATGTGACTGGCATACCAGTTGTCACATGATCACATTACTTTTTATTCGTCATTCATCGGCCAATTTCGCGAACATGCTACGGTAGTAACCGAAGAGTTCCGAGTGattatttaacaattattttagaGTAGTGTCCCTTTATTATATTTAGCGCACGTAACTTGCACGTATCAAATTGCAGGTCtgtttattggttttatttctttattttaaaaaatgcctgTGTGCCCTTGACCAGTAAACACGTTGTCTATGCATGGCAAGCAGTTTTAAAACTCTTTGCATATCTGTTTATGATTATATAGCTTTGTAGGGACAGTATGCAGTGAGTCTTGTTCGACCTGAGCCaggctgaggtgcttgcgtcgcaggatcaaaccacctcggtggatccgttcagctgattgggtttttaactcgttccaaccagtgcaccacagctggttaaaggccgtggtatgtggtttcctgtctttgggaatgtgcatataaaagattccttgctgctaatggaataatgtagcaggtttcctctgatctGATGGTCCActactagttcatcaagataaactcgaatgtaagtGCAATGTGCACTTACATTCaagtttatcttgatgaactagtccACTACCATCAatgtcccaaactgcgttcacctaatgacaaaaacacaatacaatatttatggAAATACTATTCAACATCTTTCAGTTACGATAATGTGGACGTAAAATAAAtgcattctagtaaacaaaagtgaagcaccctccagtaaacaggaaagaggtaacgtttctaactgcgttcactGGTTCAGGCGCATGCATTTGTAAAAAGTCAGGGCTAGCCCTGGATGggcaaaacattttgccaaatcatCTTAAAAAATGCTAATTCATGTGcactgttatttgttttaaaaacccacCAATTAGTACATGAAATTTGttcgccaaatcaaaataaaattcgccaattgttcctaaaattcgcaattggcaaatttggcgagtggcagagctatcCCTGAAAGTATCGTACCACGTatgtgcggttcgtcattttccatttttatggCCACTGTGTGATAAAATAGGGGCCTATATGTTTCTGAAATATGTACactgaacaaaaacatttgtttcatatttttttaaaaggataaattcagtttgtcaagcGATCTGGTCCGGTCTgcattttaccaacacccatcgctAAATGTAATATCAATAGTGAATACAGACGttacgttcataccagtgaatagatAGGAAAATATCAATTTGCAAATTAATTGATTcgtaattaacacaatttatacactcaaaattatttacaattgttacgaatggattataaataatattcaaTACAGTAGAGGCACATGcacaaatgtagcataccttttgcagatcaaatttcattattgaaaacacattttaacaatagGTGGTTTAAAAATCatcaaaattaaatgatttggccttgttgatctagtatgtgtgaggtcatgtgacatatattatattgaccAAACGTTAATTTATCTAATTCctccattttaaataaatttctacgagtcaagtggacccgatattggtcattttaaagaataaacaaaatcGACTTGGCAAAACTAATGGAAATAAGGATttgtaaagttttatattgagatacttacttgtctgatctttattgttaatgaaaatgttcatgaactgtgaaaaaaccctcacaaatgaacaagaaGCATACGataaatcggatgttgattgcgcaaaccgtgcacaagaaaacaaaccgaacggAGTTGGAACCTTGACGATACGAGTAagaattactgaatgtttgacatccaatagccgataactaatcaatatgctctagtcgtgttaaacaaaactatttttttcagtctatacgacaccactagagcacattgatttattaatcatcggcaattggatgtcaaacatttggtaattctgacttatagtcttagagaaaacctacTACAGTTTTCAGTTTtccctattagtagcaagggatcttttatatataccatcccacagacaggatagcacataccagtcgtgatttacttgttggaacgaggaatagccaaatgggcccactgatctTAGATTGACCTTGCATCAAGGGAACACtttagcgctttaccactgagctatatgtCCAGCCACTCTTTACTATTGGTGCCCTGCTGGTCCAACTGGAGAGAACTGTAGTA
This window contains:
- the LOC121383172 gene encoding arylsulfatase J-like; amino-acid sequence: MNLIYFLSIVSTLIHSVHTDKRPNIVFVLADDYGFHDIGYHGSEIKTPHLDKLAAEGVKLENYYVQPICTPSRSQLMSGRYQIHTGLQHSIIWASQPNALPRDSPTLADKLSETGYSTHAVGKWHLGFYKEEYLPTRRGFDSYYGYLTGSEDYYTHRRCDRQHHDMSELFEDPYIYGTDNHGHNAWCGLDLHENEKPVFNESGVYSAQIFTQRAIDIVKNHDQTKPFFLYLAYQSVHMPLQVPKKYLDQYSFIKNRNRRVYAGMVSCMDEGVKNLTDALKATGQWENTILIFSTDNGGQILAGGNNWPLRGWKGSLWEGGIHGVGFVHGTMLTKRGVVNSEMMHISDWYPTLVGLAGGNLNGTKPLDGFDQWATISQGKPSPRKELLHNIDILFPKVGAPMFIDTFDTRIRAALRVGDWKIITGNPGNSSWIPPPHAPRNMTSKHINVGDQKNVWLFNIKDDPNEHNDMSDRYPNFVHRMLDHLLSYNKTAVPPRFPPPDPRCDPKLHGGVWGPWE